In Gossypium hirsutum isolate 1008001.06 chromosome D01, Gossypium_hirsutum_v2.1, whole genome shotgun sequence, the genomic window AAAAACAAGCTGTCTCATTACTGTGGAAAACTTCTAGGGTTACTTCGTTGTTGGCTTGCCCGAAAGAAGAAGAGGAATGAAGGAAAATGGTAGAAAGCACGGCGCCTTATCGCCATGCGCGGCGTGCAAGTTACTTAGAAGGAGATGTGCACCGGACTGTGTTTTTGCTCCGTATTTTCCAGCTGATGAGCCTCAAAAGTTTGCTAGTGTCCATAAGGTGTTTGGTGCTAGCAATGTTAACAAGATGTTACAGGTTCATTTCTTTCTGCAtgcactctctctctctctctctctctctctctctctttactGGCAAATAATTTGggaattttctatttatttaaataaattttgtagtATATGTTCTTCCAATGGTTTCTTGGAAAATTAAAACCTTTgggaatgaagatataaaaagtCTAACCACATTTTAACTCGATCGGTTTATGAAGTCATTCTTAAGAGGTAATATTTTATAGGTTTAAGATTCAAATCCTCTCATTCCCCAACTATGACTGACCAGctttgtaaaaagaaaaagaaaaccattAGGTCAAGCATATAAAGTAGAGAGAATTTTGTTCTTGAGGGCGTGTTTTAGGGTTTTTGCAGAAGATTGCAAGCATGCATAAGCATCATAGTAGGGGGGGAAAAAGGGTTTATCTTTTTCCTTATTTGCCAGGCAAAGGGCAAAGGGCAAAGGGCTTCTCTGTTGTTATTAGTAGGCCAAAAAGATTGTGAAAAAGAACGGGAAAGCAAAGAAGAAAGCAAAAGCATCTTCATCATCTTtccaaaaagaaattaattaagcATTATTTATGTGGTTCATGCTATGctgcaaaaaaaaaatgtttaatgaAGAAGGAATCATTGTTTTTAATGAAGATAACAGGGTAAAGTCTTTAATTCATCTTATACTTGTTCTAATTGTCTTGAAAAATCTATATGTTTCATACTTTCGATATCCTTTTTCATAATGAATTttagaaacaaaaattgaacacTAGGCAgagcttttcctttttcctttcttgGTATCATTTAATGTTCTGTTATTCAGATTTTCAAGTACTCAATggtatctttttctttttttccctcaaGTAAACTAATCAAGAAAGAACAGTACAGAAAAGCCTGGAAACACaatgatatattttaaatataagcaatatatttaataaatattgaacAAATACCCgtacaataataacattaattgAGTGATCTCTGAAAAACTACGTGTTACATTTGTTCATCAATAACATTAAGCACAGTGTTTAGAAGAAACCATAATGGAAATTCTTACACTTAGTTGATCATTATAATTTGTCTTGTGTTTTGTTGACATGATAGATGAGTGTGTTAAGTTTCCTGTCATAaacatctttttccctttttcattgTTTTGCTCATCCATTCATGTCATAACTTAGTGACTGTAATACGACAGTGTTTACATATAATCTTCAGATatcaaataactaaaaaaattaaaacaagttTTATGTGAACATGGTTTTTAAAGTTAAAACAGCATTCCCACCCCATGAATTGAGTATGTACATATATCCTATACTAAATAATACCCTAAAGCTCACTGGAAAATTTCATAgtaagataaaaatataaaaggagaaaattttatATTCCCTGTCCTTTTTTCAACTTTGTTTTCTCCAAGGGTGGTTATTTATAGTTGATCAGCTTTTAACGGTTGACTGTCATTCTTATATTCTTCCACTAAATTAATGCTTTATCAAAGGATTCCTtggcaataaataaataaagggaatATATAGTTATAACTTTGCCTTTAGCTTTTTAACTTTCTTGCTATTAAGAAACTTTTgaatttattacaaaatatttctaaaaataaggTTTTGGTTAAAATGGTTGggctcaaaatttaaattttttttgttttaagttcattatttaaaataaggttttattattattaagtgtAGATCAATGGTGTAATTACATTGATAGTGATAGGTTTGAAATTAGGTCGTAGAAGGACGTAATATTTGATGAAAGcaaacaaattctgaaatttaCTATTCTCCTTTTAGATCAATATTTAATTGAGCAATATGATGCGTGAAGGTGACATtagtattatataatataaatattatgcaTTCACATATCTCTCAATTTAATAGAAATGACACTAAGATGGTATTATGTATATGtcaaaagtttaaaatttatcaCCAAATCCACCACTATATTGAAATATCAGTTGACAattgtgtttttcttttagtttttaacaCACACACAAACATTTTTTTTTGGTAGATATATACAACCAATTTTAGATCATTAATTATATAGAAGGCTTATTTACTTCATTTAGAAGAtaattagtataaataatatcctctatatttttttcaagtcttccttatatatatatatgtaagtgaaaatatttataaaaaaataaaaaaataatatttgattcaCTTATAATaccaattcaattaaatattttaatttagtaaaaatggaGTTTacgaaataacaaaatttaaaaattaagaaggCAAGGAATTTTATAATCCTATCATCCCCCACacattgaaaatatataaatttatatgtatttgtttttaaaattttggactaaCAACAAAGTCATAATTGTAATAGTAGCGTTGTTACCAAATAACAACCTTATATTTAATGTATTCACATTATAAACTTTAGCCACATAAATAAATACAAGTGCATTAAATACAAACTAAAAgattatatatgtatgtttagCATACAAAAAAGAATGACAAATTTGTATGGAAATTAATTTTCTACAAGCGTTTTCTTGTATCTTCTTAAAACCAAGTAGAAAATGAAAATCAGAAGACTATTgctaaataaaatgttaaaaagtaGCAATTTAGAGACTTAGAAGCGCTATATTTACtctatttctttacaatttgacCATAGCCAGCAAGAATTCTTGTATGCTATTATCAAATAAGTAACTTTTGGACCACCAAAAAGAAGGCAATCGTGCCACCCAATATCGTTCTCTTTATTAAGGTTCATGTATGCCGacttagtttattattatttcttttgaaaatcatGCAATGCAAATTCCATGAAAAAAGAGACTGACCCAAAGTGGGAAATCCACTCAAGATCCaataatagaaagaaaaagaggCTGTAATGATGATTGAAAATGATAGATTTcgttaaaaaaaaactaaataatttggttttacaGGAATTACCGGAGCACCAACGACGTGATGCAGTGAGTTCAATGGTGTACGAAGCCAACGCCAGGGTTCGTGACCCTGTTTACGGATGTGTAGGAGCCATTTCATCGTTGCAACGACAGATCGATTCTCTGCAAAACCAATTGGCACTTGCTCAAGCCGAGGTGGTTCAGATGAGGATGCGCCAATTCGGTTCGACCTCATCGAACCCGGGCACCAACTCGGCTGATGAGAACATTGCATCAGTTGCAGATGCCCCTTCCAAGTTCATGCCATCTCATCATCAGTCCAAGTCCTTTTTTTGCGTGGACATGGTTGATCAGCCTAATATGGCTGAGTCTTTATGGTCATACTAGCTTTTGGATTATGCTTACTTGCACGTTATGCTGTTATGGCTGCTTTGCTTCTTTTTACTACTTTtttctcacatatatatactcCTACAGTTTCTACCTGACCCAGGTGGATTTGATTAATCATTATGACCATTAAAATATTGTAAATATACAATTAGGACTTTATTTATATTATCACTAGCTAGCTCGTGTATTTCCTCGTTGTACAAgttcattaatatatattttatagtttgCTTGTCGGTAATTATTCCACAAAATAAGTACTAATCTAGACTATATATTTGTGATAAATAAAAGTTTACATATTTCAtctattatgattatattttatttatttattcttttttctttttttcctaaaCCAATAGCTTTATCAATTATCGAAATAAAGCCTTCCACATTTAATTTcatacaaaaattattatttgataggtGGAATTTTTACaagtgaatttaaaaaaattcatcatatgttttatttatttaatttttattttttaaaatattaattaaaaattcttgGCAGTTTCTTAAGTCTACTTGAGGAATTGAAAAACTTTACAGCCAgtgtattaaataataattttggccAATTATCTAAACGATATATAATCTAGAGTTCAACAATAATAACTCattctataaatttttttaaaatatcaattaaagacGCTGGTTAATTTCTTAAGTTCGCTTGTGGACCCAACTAACTTGTTTATTAAATTCAATGGGCCTAAGTCGTTTAATTAGTAGATCAGACAACATTTTATTATCCGTATAATCTTGGGCTTTTCAAGCTTTTTCAAACTCCCATTAACTAATCCATCTCAAGATCCAAATGTGTGAAAAAGAGAACCATCGCAATTTTCACCAGCAATGGGAAAATAAAAGGCAATAGTGAGGCAGAAATTCCCAGATTGCCACCGTAATTTTGCTttctaaatatgtttttttttcaataaaagtaGGCAAAGCCTAAGTTCTAAGAGTACATGATCTTGACCATGAAATGCCAATCATATCAGCTACTAAATGTTGTTGTAAACTTGTTGGAAATTGGTCCAACGCATGGAAGCCAAAAGGCATATCTGTAGCTAACTCTGCAAGATGATCAGCACAAAAATTGGCTTCTCTATACGTATGTTCAACAATAACAATCTAATCTCTACTAATCAGCCAACAAATTGAGTTGATTAATGGTGAGACTGATCCTGAATTTTCCTTATCCTTGATTAGTTGAACTGCAACTTGACTATCCATTCCAAAATAACATTTTGAAAGTCAGCATTCCACCCGTTCTGCGTTCCCATTGTTAGGAGTTTAAGAGTATTTCAAACAATACTACAATCCTAAATATTTAAAGAAACCCCTTCAAAAGTTGTTTACATATGTTAAGTAATGAGCTTGGTTAAACTAATGTTAGCTGATAGGTAGTTAGTTATTAGACTGTTGTAGTTAGTTGTTAGTCAAGTCTATTAGTTAGTTAATTTTGTTAACAGTTGTAACTAAGTTCTTTTTAGTTGAGAATCAATTAGGCTCAATTGTTAGTGTTGAAACCTTAGCTGCTTCATTAACTATTTGCGTATAAATACAAGGCTTGGTCCTTATGGATTATTAGAGtttgttaaataaaataagtagactatttttgtttctttcttcttttcatttttggtttttgtttacTTCTTTTGTTGGTTAGATTGCTTCTAACATGGTACCAGAGCTAATACTTTTTTGTTGTGCAAGGTGTTAATTGTTGCTTGGAAGGGTTGCTATGAGGAGTAATAGTTGCAGGTTCAAGTGTTGGTCTTCATGGCTCCAGAGGAAGTCTCAGGGAAGGGTGGCAGCCAACATCAGTCTTCAAATGCTGATAAGTAGGTGCATTCTCCTCATTCAGAACCACGGTCAAGTTCTTATATATGTAGCTGGTAAGAGAATTCAACAGTTTCTAAAGCATAACACTATTAAACTAGTGAAAACAATTTTCTTTTATGGAAACATCATATAATGTTGATTCTTGATAAATATAATTTGCAAGGGTATGTTTTGGGGACCATTAGTGTTCCTTCTCAATTTATGGTTTATAAAAATGGCAAGTTAGTAGATAATCCTGATTTTCTAGAACATAGGCAATAAGATAAGCTATTGGCATCACGGTTCTTGTCGGCTGTGTGTGATGAGGTGCTTGTCTACCTAACTAATGCCAACACTAAATTTGATTTGTGGGTTACTATTGAAAAGCGGTTTGCCACTAAGTTTAACATTAAGCTCTCAAGCTTAAGGCATACATTCTATTCTCATAAAAGGGGACAGTTGGCTATTAAAGAATACTTATCCAATATTAAAGGCATGTGTGATGTTCTAACTGTAGTTGGCAGTGTGGTATCTGAACAAGAGCATATCAGTATCATTCTTGTAGGACTCTCAGTCGAGTATGAGTCAGTTCGAGAAGTGGCCTTAACTACAAATGTCTCTCTTGATCTTCTTATTGGGATGCTAGTTGATTGTGGAGCCAGACAACTAGAATTTGGGTCTAACATTCCAGTGCAAGCCAATATGGTCTACCAACAAAAGAATGATGTTGAAAGTCAATCTAAGAATTCTTCATCTAATGCTGGATATGTTGGATCTGAAGCCTTGAGTGTAGTATAtttcgtttgtaaacttgtaattttcaaataaattgattaatataaCAGTTCATGggttacattaatatactttgtatgattTTCCTCATGTGGTTTTTGTATACAAAGCAAAAtataagcaaatattggctcactagcTATCTAATGTTtgaactaatactaagtggtattacgcaGTCGAATCATAATACAGAAAAATAGCTTATATAAGtaaacaaacctaaacatgtccttagtctaatagaaaatgagcaaatcgaacgaaagactaatatgtcgtctatcaagtctaactgaagagatgtcttgtcttgggcattgaaaaggatgactcctagaagataaagacatagatgtaacTGACTACAGTGACAATACATCGTGATTTTCCATTAACAATagtcattaaaaaaataaaaatttcaatagaaaaaataGACATATTCGTCTAAGACATGATGTGATCAAGTAGCTCTAAAAAGATGAACTGATATCAATTGGTTATGTGACGTCAAGGGTAAATTTGACTGATCCTCTAACTAAACCCTaggaaaaaaatagtaaataaaacaTTGAAAGGAATAGGACTATTACCAAAGGATGATATCAACAATGATAGAAACCTAACGTATTTGATTGGAGATCTCACGAATTAGGTTCATATGGGTAATAACAAAGTCATTTGTTAATGTGTTAAACACTATAAGATTATGTCTCTTATATGGGGTGAATAGTGATGAAATTGCAATGAAATCGAAGTTGAGAAAAATTGTTAATCAAATCCATATCATTTATAGGTGTTGTATTAATTTGCAAAATACACTTGATGGATTGACCTATATGAGTGTGAAGGGGGTTGCTTCTATGAGGTATATGGAAAATTCTCTAGAGCACTCATGAAAAATCAAGCATGTGCATGGCTTATTAGCACACAATCGCGTAGAAATTTGAATCATAGGTTTAATGTGATAAAGGAGAATGTTAGGTTACATGGTAAATAACTGGTTCATAGAAACTCATGTTTTAccaatttttttagtaaatgatgtctcattttctatttttggttCACAGTCTAAAGGATAGAATCACCGCATTATACCAAAGTACTCAACAAAAGTTCTTTCGTAATTTTTTGAAATATGTAGAGGATTGTTGGGAGCTTAAGTGTATTTCAAAGAATCCCACATCCTTTAAAAATTCCCCTTGTGATGTTGTTTATATAGTATTACTTGATATTAGGCTTATAAGAACCAAAACAAAAAGATGGGCACACGCACACGAGAACTAAGCTCGAAAGTTTAGTTTAGTTTAAGCGGGTTGATTCCCTCTCAATGTGCGATACTAGGCCTGaatttagtttttccttttccttttatatttattattttaattttttgtttaagtcaaacaaacttatccaaatttccttgattttctcacctaaaccatgtttttaaaatgtttatgtttttcAACCAGGTTTCTAATGTTCATAATATTCTATATTTATACATGCATGGTACCTATAAATAGAAAGCATGACCACTCTTCCAAATAACTCAACCTGTTccaaactttcttcttcttcttttagcTGAGTGTTTAATTGATAAGTTCTTCCTACTCTCTATTTTCCTTCGATTAATAGAAATTCTTGTTGAATCTTAAGGGATACGCAGACCCTCGAGATAACCTTAAGGACAGTTCTAGTCATGCTTCAAGCAACATCCTTTTACTTTAACCCCAAATTACAACAACACTCATAATTCATCTTTCTAAATACTTTTTAATGCTGGATGTTGTCAGATTCTCTTACTTGACCTATCACATTGATTGCAATATCAAATATGATTAATCAAAGCAtgaaaaaatttatgtaattaaggGAACCCAATATGTACTATTAATGTTTCTATTCAAATTCTAGGTTAACAATACTAGCTGCTTTCAATGAATGACATAATTAATATTGTTTTCTCTTTTTGACAAATAAAATTCCTTTCAATAAAAATGTCTTTTCATTGCTTCCAAGTCTACAATTGTGTTCAAAGGAGGTACATCCAAAGGACCCTCCTCCTATGAACTTAGATCAATAACATGAGAAGAATAATTGACCATAAATCCTAACACTTTCACAGCAATAGTATTCCTTGAAGTAACAACAATAGAGTCTGCATAATTATCAATAGCTATGTCAACATGCAAGTTGTGATCAGTTGCCAGAAAATTTCTTGACAAATCTTCACTAGGTACTAACTCATCATCAGTGCAACCCCTTTCCAATGCAAAAGACAATCCCATTCCAACTTTCTTAGTCCAAACAATAAAGAATGGTTCGTTTCATCCCTTTTGTCCTACTTTTGATTAGGATACACCCCAaagttaacaaaaaaattatcagGTTCCTACACTTATCTTAGTAAGATCTAAGCCACCTTATTAGTACCTTGGTAAAGTCAAGCTTCAAAAAAATTGGACactaaatttttatcatttctgAAGTCTCTCATTGCATCTATGGCTTTGCACCCATTCATACTTTTTCCATCCAAACAACGCACCCACACATTTTGGAGGGTTATCACCTTATTTACCTCAATTTGGCTTCCTAAATGCAACATCTCATACCTCACAAATGGAGCATTCAAGCTAGGCTATGCTTGAATGTGTCATTGCTCCATATGAAGCACCTTATGGGAAAAAGAAATTCTCGACAAACTTATGCCGCATCAAAATATACTTGTCCTTATGAAGCGCCAACTTGTTCTTTTAGCCATACAATATGGGCTCTACCCCCTTTACTTAGTGTATGGTAAAACACAGCACTCTATGTTGCTTCTCTTAGCTAGTCGCTAACAACCATTACAGGTTTTGAAATACAACGAGGAAAGGCACCTCATTCTCCATAAACCAGTAAAAGAAGAAGCCCATCATTACCTGTCAAGACTGCCAGCAagttgtcccaaaaccactttgtAAAACCTCAACACCTTATAGATGAAAAGGTGTAGGGGTAGATAGAAGGAAACCCTGAAAACATACAATAGTAGGTAAAACCCCACCTTTTTACCATGGAACCCTAGGCCACAAAATCACTTAAGGCTTGCTTACCATAGGGTGTCATGAACTCAAACATATAGTTGTTAAGTTGTGTACCTAATCACAACAACAGgttcttcatcttcatcaagcCCATCATACATACATACGAGCCACCACTCACCAAGGTATCCTTTAGCCTCTTCAAACTTCGTTGCTTACTCCTTATAGTCCCAACATCATTCTAAAACCACCAAGACGATCACTTTGACCAAAAATTTTCCCCTTGAATCATAAAACAAATTTTGCACAATAAATAATAGAGAAAATGAAACAATAGCACTGACCCAACATTGAAATTGGACAATTGAAAGAATCCCCAATCACCAACGACAACTCTCTAACTATAAGCATGATTAAgcaagaagaacaaagaaaatttcaagaaaaattaagagGAAAATAAGTAGGAGAACTTAGAAAATAAAGTGAGAAGCACAATGAGAAAGCTTCCTTTAGATAAGCATTAAGAAAAACATGTGTGACATACCCCTTAACTTCTCACGTGAAGCATCTAATCAAATGGCAGCATGTGGTGCAAAAATTACACATTTCCCAGAAAAGCATTGTTATACCTCATTACCATACACCTCACAAAGACCGCTTGGACTTGAGCAAGGCCACTTAACCTCGCCCTCGATTGGGGGGCAGTTGTTATACCTCACTACTATACATCTTGCACCACACCCCCTTGCATCTCAAACACCTCATTGCATAGTCCATCTTCTAGCAAGCAAAGACACACCTTGCTAGACAAAATCTCTGACATAATATTTATCCATGTCAAGTGGACCCCAtgcaaaaataaccttttcaatcCAAGGAGTCTCATACACATCGTAACGCCACCCTACTTAGAATTGACAATATGGCCCACCTTCTTACCTAGACCCAACCATAGTGCGACACATGACACCTTAGGATTAGGGTACCCAATATATATAATCTACGGTCCCGATGAGAAAGGTGAAACAACTCTACGGCACACCTTTCCACCAATATCAAGTGACCTTCATTACTATTCCATTAGTACTTAACCTCTCAGTCAACCACTTCTGACCATTGTATGGCTCACCGCCCAATTGAGTGAACTGTCCCTGAACATCATACCTAAAACATGTATAAACACGAATGTATTATATATAAAACTAAAAGTATATCTCATTTATGTTTTGAGATGTATTAGGCTTTATAAATTGTCTTCactgataaaattatattatgtgTTATATACTATGGATTAACTTAGTTTAATGTATTGATCGAGAAAAAAGAATATGATGTAAAACTATAGTTTtacactttctttttttttattatatatgaatatttcaacatttcaatCACTATATTTGATATTATATCCATCTATATCATATTCATTGaattttggaataaattaaaattatccaaTTATTTGTTTGATGtaaataactttaactaattggtattgataaatataaaagaaaaaagattttCTTTTAACTCAAAAGTTATGAGATTAAATATTGGTcggataatttaaaaatatatgaaagtagaaaattttataaaaggtagctgtcgaaaccattttttttgaaaacaaaaatctagttgtcgactttaaaaataaaactggagtcgccaccgatcctttattaaggtgtgatcggctcaccttaaaaaacaaatttggtctacgaattttgagaaaacgagttcgggagtcggttacgcacgaggaagggttagcaccctcgtgacgcccaaaatcggtaccaaattgattatttaatgtcttactGTCGAaggttaaaaagattttaaactcagctcaaatgatgaaatttgcaaaaggataatcaattgttcaagtcatgtaaagaaatcgagtcccaatacgttagggtacaattcctcataatccccaaactttgaatatcacttttattttatgcgaaaatcttcatttcgagaaagtaacatgccacacccaatacgttaggacacgacaagttaagttcccaaaaatgatttttatgctcatgcattttgaataaagaatattctcCGTCATTTAAGattgacaaagaaaatcagaacccaatacgttagggctcaattttcctcgaaaatcccaaacttcaaataatgtttttattcaaaaaaaaacctttgaatCAAGAGAAAACGATTTTGATGTTTTGTCAAAGCCGAATATATATTCTCGTTTAAAAAGAAATGACAAAATGTTAACATACACAATAAAATAAACACTTTAATATATTTAcaaagtatatacatatataaatataacatataagTAAATTCGCAGATATGTGTATGCATATATTAAAACACAGACATATAAGCGAAcatataaaaagacaaaatttaataatttctaaaaacatgtatatgagCAAGAATAAGAAAGATGCCTATGTATGTatttaaaaatcatgaaaaaataaaataaaaagtatgtatatgtacatatatttacaaaataaaaaaatgtataagtatatataaaatataaagtatatggaagttttaaaaaaaactatatatatataaaaaattaaaaaacgtatgaataaaatataagcATGCATttataaaagcttaaaatatatatatatatattaaatatgcatatacattatatattaaatatgcgCATGTATATGtatagaaaatataataataatgatggtaaataatataaaattaaaatttaaaaaaaaaacgaattgcaaaaaagaaaacacaaaataaccaataaatgaaatttaaataaaacggAGGACCAATTTGCAACGCGCGCATTATATGAGGGGCCCAAATGGAAATAATCCATCCCCCAAACTGTGCGCAGTGATGTGGACTGAAATGAACAAAGGTAGAAACatttgggccaaattaaaaagaaataacttGGCATAATAAAACATGGCGCAAAAGGGGAGAACTTATTGCGAAATTCTACCATTTAAGGTTGATATGCGCAGACCCCCAAACCAAGCGGTGCCATCTTTGTGTGCTGCATAAATGAaacaaaactgaaaaaaaaaaaaaaacaacaaaatcatttggttcctttttaaaaaacaaaatgtgGCTCTGCTAGGGTTCTTTTAACCCATCCTTGCGCCGCCGTTTGAAGCGATTCGGTCGGTCCAAATTCCGGCACCGATTCCGACCCCGACTCAGGCGTGGCAGACTTGGATCCCCACGGCGTAACCACGAAGGTAGTAATTTTCCCCTTGGTTCAATATAAAAGCagtaaaaaaacaacaaaaataaataatgaataatcaAAGATGCGATTCACCTCTTTCGATTTTATTTCActgtttttctttcaattttcagTATTCTCCTCCCTTATATCTTTTTTTACAATCGGTTTATATAACcgaaataaaacatcaaaatatcaaaaaaaatcaaaagaatccttattttcttgttattgttGCAATGAATACTGATGTTGGATCCGCTTTTCTCGCAGGTACGACGATCGTGGAGGCGCGATTTGTGCGGAGTGGGTGAGCTGCGGCGGCTGGAGAGGGGAGgctgctagggtttctgtttttttgttttttgggctAGGTTTAGTTTGGGTCAAGTGTTGGGCCATTCTAGGTTTAGTTGGGCCCGGGCATTATTGGGTTTGTACAGTAGCTTTTTTGAAGATGTCAAAGTAAGATcttgatatttataaattatataaataaggAACTCCCTAAGGCCTTCTTACACTATACGTATCCATTTTTTACGGTTCAATTGTAATTTTGATCCCTTCAAAATTTGTTCTGCTTTCTTACATTATAAAATAAAGGTTTAATTGCAATTATGATCCCCCTCCTTTCTTAGTTTATATAATAAggatcaaattttaatttcaatatactACGTTCAAATTTGacatttaatctctatatttaatttttggcATAATCTGGTTCCTAACACATGTTTTTctattctctctctctttttacaTTATAAGATAATTGTCCAATTTCAGTTTTGATCCCTTTacttttttttagattatataacaatgatcaaattttagttttggtccCCATACTATactcaaatttgagattttatcTCTATTTAAttgttcacataatttgacacttttcaataattatttatataatttatgataataattgtatataaataaatctattttattacttaatttattatattattgttaaattatattatgaagtGATTGATTCGCACATTAAATGGTGTATCATGTTTTAATTCTAGCGCATCATATTTTTATTCTCAATTTATCTCATATTTTGctaatttatcttaattttatttcaaacttattttgataaagtattaaacatataaactaatattttaattgataattattt contains:
- the LOC121213851 gene encoding uncharacterized protein isoform X1, translating into MRSNSCRFKCWSSWLQRKSQGRVAANISLQMLISRCILLIQNHGQVLIYVAVGSVVSEQEHISIILVGLSVEYESVREVALTTNVSLDLLIGMLVDCGARQLEFGSNIPVQANMVYQQKNDVESQSKNSSSNAGYVGSEALSVVYFVCKLVIFK
- the LOC107916961 gene encoding LOB domain-containing protein 4; translation: MKENGRKHGALSPCAACKLLRRRCAPDCVFAPYFPADEPQKFASVHKVFGASNVNKMLQELPEHQRRDAVSSMVYEANARVRDPVYGCVGAISSLQRQIDSLQNQLALAQAEVVQMRMRQFGSTSSNPGTNSADENIASVADAPSKFMPSHHQSKSFFCVDMVDQPNMAESLWSY
- the LOC121213851 gene encoding uncharacterized protein isoform X2; amino-acid sequence: MRSNSCRFKCWSSWLQRKSQGRVAANISLQMLISRCILLIQNHGQVLIYVAGLSVEYESVREVALTTNVSLDLLIGMLVDCGARQLEFGSNIPVQANMVYQQKNDVESQSKNSSSNAGYVGSEALSVVYFVCKLVIFK